The Littorina saxatilis isolate snail1 linkage group LG1, US_GU_Lsax_2.0, whole genome shotgun sequence nucleotide sequence TTCTAGTNNNNNNNNNNNNNNNNNNNNNNNNNNNNNNNNNNNNNNNNNNNNNNNNNNNNNNNNNNNNNNNNNNNNNNNNNNNNNNNNNNNNNNNNNNNNNNNNNNNNNNNNNNNNNNNNNNNNNNNNNNNNNNNNNNNNNNNNNNNNNNNNNNNNNNNNNNNNNNNNNNNNNNNNNNNNNNNNNNNNNNNNNNNNNNNNNNNNNNNNGACTCTACTGTGTTGGcaacactgggcgaaaagtggcgttttgtatcttacaaaactactcaaaatcccaacaaaacttcaagtttcaatgggtttatcacattttggtgttcacgacaacgccagattttgattggattttgttgaagttatcgcagcgaaattgcctggaatttcagcgcgttttgcgacggtcaaaacatcatgttaaaccatgttacagcatgtctgtaacatgcaaaaattccaagttttgatggcattaaagctttggtttaacgccaagtaacatcatgttatcgtagacttaacttgcaaaactgcttgttttggtggtgttacagcttgcttgtaatgtgattaacatcatgttatcgtagacttaacttgcaaaactgcttgttttggtggtgttacagcttgcttgtaatgtgattaacatcatgttatcgtagacttaacttgcaaaactgcttgttttggtggtgttacagcttgcttgtaatgtgattaacatcatgttattgctggtataacatgcaaaaccccatgttatgttggtgttaaagcttgctcaaatgcctattaactccatgttatgttggtgttaaagcttgctcaaatgcctattaacaccattttagttggtgtaaggcttgattattaatgtaaaaaccatgttatgacgttcacataattgttttccactggatggaattttgtggaaaagaaagcatgttgtttgggaattgtgtgcgggtttcatgcttggatattgcactatgctgacttgtcacaggtcaatttacatttaacaatattagttttcaaatgcatcatccttcacacattatgtaaacatctttaacattaacactttggttgtaaaatgattgcactttattcaaacaggacaaaaacaaaaatgctgattcacaatgtacaatagcaaaggactattttgagtggagacagtgttcatccacactatagatgccctgtgaaaacattggccatagatatatgtgaattacttcccttgggtatgaacatttatgaatgattaaatgggtgaaagaaggccacacaaaatgaaaatcagtaaataacaaaatcacttcccttgtgagtaagaacagtcataccatgttccaactttttgctaaaaattcgcccacaatgtgaccttcaaagttaacaagaagagcaaacgctcgatcgagtcactttcgcagttctgaatattatatgaggcatcagatggacaggaagaaattgctattcacaacacaatgagtcacgttcacataaaatttgagcccggtcacttttatagtttccgagaaaagcccaacgttaagttgtgtgttgccgaacagaaaaggctagttatctcccttgtttttctgataacgttcgtaaaaggctacagatgtaaatactttgatgtaaagaataatcctacaaagtttcaatcacatccgatgaactttgtcaaagatataaaatgtctaatttttcctttgacgctgacctgtgaccttgaaaaaggtcaaaggtcaacgaaaccatcgttaaagtgtagaggtcattggaggtcacgactaaacaaaatatgagcccgatcgctttgatagtttccgagaaaagtccaacgttaaggtggtgtctacggccggacggccggacggacggccggccggacagactaacactgaccgattacatagtcactttttctcaagtgactcaaaaaggggtaactgaacttcatgtttggatgtcatggagtcatggagtccaacatgaagaaatgtataagaacacaagaatgtatgcatgacaaagaacaaatgtttatttttgaatgttttatgtatgttattattacggacacaaaagctcagcaatgcaatttctcttttagagattaataaagttattttattgtattgtattgtattgtatgtcagtaaattttgaaagccctagattcataaacatctgaaaactgctcaacgtctttgcatcacggcacattaataaaagtaagagttagtaagactggcctaactgctatggtgaggcagtaataactcgttgatgaagaattatttgaattctgaatttcgaacaaacaaatacagtgtccttccaaacacccttttcaggcctccaagaataaaaaaaataagctggtcttataaaggaggaaatctgcttaatatctaggtaaatgtacaacaggttgtgaacagaaaatccaaaaatgtaaggtctgaaaagcggggaagtttgaaaaggggggaagggggggacctaaaatgtgacgatcataacaaccataatttatctaacaaagttcattctgaaatcttcttcagcgtttgattatggagagactaaatcctcagttcagatgtggtcttaactccttgtctcccaggtacacacagtcactatgtacattgcatctgttatcattcggcacatatctgcatcctgcttagactgttagcttcagtcgcttcctgtaacgttgatctaacgccaggattctagcctgttgatacagtttctacaattctgagtgacctgctgcagcacagctggtctcggcttaaaaaatcttggtcaacatagatggggtacaaagtgttaaaataaagcgtccttccaaagttgatgacaggtccccagagtattcacaaaattatatggtactggaactggaagccttgcacggcgacgaaaaagatgtccacgcctacatgaagaagcatccttcacggcttcagcggaaacagtcggctggggatgaggacagcacctatgtaaaaaatatagacaagaacaaaatatatgtcaatgggaaaacaaagaaacaagtagagaaggacctccccacctttacacagtgaaaatgaaaaacacatgtgaatgtacttatgttttaaatctccccccccccacccccccccccccccccaattaagaccaattatccaagatatttttcagtcctcaaaggagaatttcactgttctcacggaaccctgaagaaaactgagctgtgctaatatattacataactgcaaacatccctcaaattcaatattgcaagccACTATACATTTCTCATAAAGGCActtcatgctcacgtgtgaaaactaacataagtttacaagtgtgtatctacttataataataataataatagcgggcatttataaagcgccttatcagaagttcaaagcgcgtgacaacaatacgtgtataaaaaattcatacaatcactgtcagattcaaacaacacatcatgcacatctcacatccccagactctatgctaaggccaaaaaaaaagaagtctgtttacggtatcccgaccgaccctatttttttgcgcgaccctagacttttttttggcatttggggaaaaaaacaaaaaatcaaaattttaaaacaaagtttgttttttggcaaaataatttgatgttttttggagaaaaaaaaaatcccgacctaccgaccctatttttttgggccgatgttaccgtaaacagactatttttttgtttggcctaaggaactatccgtaatgttgttggaacaagtgagttttcaaattggacttaaaagatgaaatgtatggagagtgacgtaatagaaaggggagtgaattccataactgagggccatgatatgaaaacgtgcggaagccatgagccttgcgtttaaagcaaccttgacggagaagtcgagcatcagcagaagaatgaagggtgcgagagggagaccagttccgaaagataggcaggtgccgattcagagatgatcttgtagcagaagcaggcagctttatacctaatacgttgagacacaggaagccagtgaagttctttcatgagaggagtgctgcagagtgttgtactttttgcaagggttggagagtggagtcagggcagcctatgagaagggatttGCTGTAATCTAATCtacacagaatgcaggatgtaacgagagttttagtggcatcaacagtcagaaatgttcttgtggaacctattcttctagttctaatgtagtacctgtttgtagtgaactcaccagcaggagtattgcatacataattacgcattactgaattaaagtaactattttcaaagcttctcgcttaccttggaatagtgtcaagcagcttatgttgtgtctagatcagcaatcagatcttcacactcagcctgcacttgctgaaaactggacatgcctgtatctcaatcaagctgttgttgcggagacaacggaatcatgctcaagtcaggtccaactgaaataaaagcatattgttagctgataaatgatttgatcaagcaaaaccatgcggtatttttttaataaaatattttgtataccccgctaatgcaaaaataatgtacttatttactatcagcattaattttagctggtcattcaaaccagagcttgttctagaactccacaagaacaacaatggcagttggcaatggcactggcagaatacAGATCAAAACAATATTAGTATTAGCCTCACCAAGGGTTGACTTCCCATCAAAATGAATGACggactgaatcaaacttcagagacattacaatttttcacaacgattttttcagcaaacagccatgttttaatacctgtacaaatgtatcagtgatatcactatgagtatgacagtaTGACAGTGTGGTAAGCTTACCGACGATTCGTTCAGTatagtctttctatgtaagtagtggtccagtgaacgataccttccgcctgtggttcgagacagagattaagttgaaacttaattcgagaagccaaacactgacgaatacttacgtattttgagcaaaacccacgcacgtcgaccacaagttgatgtctgctggagtacgtAATCATAACGTAGAGGACAACAGTTTCACTTGGCTGGCTTCGGTTATTCCCACCTGTATCTGTTCCTTGCTGTTCtccaagagacaccatggtgcagcaagctgaagggtgtcctgtcgtatttcctcgaagttgtagtaggcaaccaggaggtggggggcgactgacctgcagcagaattcaaatcaattagtcaagtcactatgacatatctttattgttatcgccacacgacgggcgctgtggcggggtggtaagacgtcggcctcgtaatcggaaggtcgagggttcgaatcccggctgcggccgcctggtgggttaagagtggagatttttccgatctcccaggtcaacttgtgtgcagacctgctagtgacttatcccccttcgtgtgtacagtagtcccttccatttccggccctttcgtgggcgtgaacctacccggagcggccagctttcccatgactaatgagttttccttctataattgactcttaatggccgttaacctgtctgacgcggtcaacggtcactgatttttgccctaaggtgcccctcttactcgacaggagcggccacttaacggccacttgtcactttcgcgggcgagcgcctgtggtgtgtgtgtgtgtgtgtgtgtgtgtgtgtgttgtgtgcacagacggcacagcacgagcagacgacatgaatacttacgcatgcgcaaactgtaaatacagacatgcgcatacatgtacatttacggcagtcacttccggatcgatcacagctgatgtgagtttgaaacacttgtttatctgacactcaaatacatatataataatccaaacaacacacatagaaacatacgaaacaatagcttagccaagacgatcgagttaaacacgcaaataattaagatgtataaacgaaagcaaaactaacagagacaatgaatcggcggctcgtggatgatcgctttcttttcttcatgaaaacttgatcgtgttttttgggtttttttggaggaggagggggcctgtaatgaacggccacctgatatttgcggtcacctttgcaatgactaatgggtgaccggatatggcaggtactactgtacacgcaaccacaagaccaagtgcgcacggaaaagatcctgtaatccatgtcagagttcggtgggttatggaaacacgaaaatacccagcatgcttcctccgaaagcggcgtgtggctgcctaaatggcggggtaaaaacggtcatacacgtaaaaacacgagtgtacatgggagtttcagcccacgaacgcagaagaagaagttatcgccacaccaaccctaaatttttcctaccatactgtatttgttatccgagagagaaaaaatccatgttgcagactcaactggaaaaattcccttctccatcatctagtggacagagctcacatgatttcaaacaaatctttttttaaagtcacatactttgtgcgacagtgttagtttactagtataactgtaatttataaatagcaaattaaaaaatatcacttatcagataatcagctaaatgcctggcagatgaccctcattcaaagtgagtcgtggctaaaccatgaaactagaaaaacaggttataccacaatataaatctcacactgacagcggacaaaactgagaaaacacccagtatacatgtaccggtactcacaaaagagttacaagtagcatattatcactatcagtatcactaatAGCATACTATACTGGGCAAATAACAGCAATTTTTACTCACTGGGGGTTTCCTGGCTGGAGTCTTTGGTGTTTCTACTGACTTCTGTAGCACATGGTTGGTTGGCAGACTTCCTGGAATGAGTGCTCGCTTGCCTGTAGGCCcagcaaaaaaacatgcaaagaaaatgttcaaaatgCTGAGTCGAAATTATAAGTTAAATTAACTAAACAGACCTATACATTTAGATCTATTGAAATAGAAACAAGAATTAGTAAAACACACTACTGCAAATCTGTCAAGAATGAACAAGACTGACTCAGTGAccgagtaaaacaacaaaagaaatctaAGTTCTACTTCTAACCCAGAAGTTTACTAGAAtatattcaaaaacacattaTCACAAGAACAAAGAGTGGTTTTTTCCCCCATTACCTAATAATTATAGCTCAGAATTACGCCTTTGTCAATGTATGATTCAGAATACgattgtgttattttttgtctGCGAGCTGTAAAAGTACTAGTTACTACAAGTTCAGTACAAGTACTAAGCTtcatactgattgattgatactactAGAGCTTCGTCACTTGAAGCAttacaagcaaaacaacacagcacagacaaTCAGATGAAAGCTTATTTTCGCTATATTACTAGTTTTTTTACGTACCGTATTTGAAGCATGTTTCTTTGAAATGTCGGGAACATCCTCGCATTCTTCGGGTTGAAAAGCTTGTCAGCACGGTTGATTTTGTGGAAGAGCAGCTCTCCATTCGGCATCCGCTTTTCCGTTTGGTATACCATGGAAAGTTATAAGCGTTGAAGATCTTAGTGAGCTCACGCTGCATCCAGGCATACAACAATTTGCACCGGGCATCTTGAAATCATGGTTCACTTCTCTGGCATCATCGAAAAATGGCGAAACGGAAGTGACTTTTTTCGGAATGCAGCTTTCTTCCGGTTGTCAGCACTTACCGCGAGCGCAGCGAGTTGATCCAGTCACAACTATGCGCCGGCATAGACCACTGatctaacaagaaaaatgttcattcaaaatgaacagcgtcgatgcaatgtccaccaaagatttattttgggaagtgttaaaggttagggtcaaaagttaatgaattgcatgttgtgctggatatatataaatggtttatttcagtcaatgcttgccataattgatcaaacagccacaagaaaaaaaaactttttaattaaaaaatagagcttgtttgaaacaggtagaaaggaagagttgatattgcaatatctgtacgtgggaatgtggtgaaaaagagtgctaaaagtagtaagtcagtctcagatccatttcaaatatttattgcagaaaaacaaaatacaaattacaaaaaaacacagaaccattaccaggtgtcataggaatgtttgaaaacaatagttttaattttacactgtaaatacaggaatcagaattaaacacctcaaactgattggcacatgcataatgaatcacctggaattgcaacagggagatactgaagtaattggaaacaaacatctgaaattgacagagaaacaattgaaaatatagtaccagttgacatgagcgtacaatattttaatggaagtgcaattttagcacgaagcatccgcaggaggatgcactaacaattacatagtgccacaaaatgtgtacggacatttcacaaccgtgcattattagcacagaacacatacatgggggcgcacaaaacattattgtgacaataATTTACACGAAACATTTCACAGTACATTTTtatgcatggtgcatctactacaggagggtgctccaacaatgatgcatagtgccaacatttagcgcaaacttttgacaaaagtgcattattaccacaaagcgcatacagcgattatatagtagcaagttgcactaaacatttgaacaaaatgcattttgttcaaatgttaacagcacagcaccaagttttgcataagtgcacaacagcactgaccatttcacaaaagtgcatataacagctgtgacaattttacaaaagtgcattgaccatttcaggcagatggctaacatgcagatttcgcttttagtctttctttgaaaagtaggcatgttcaagatcgatgaagtcatgagcaattgggttagatgacagaaaagattcaaaaacgtcagattcagttagatgacagaaaagattcaacaagtcgcgtaaggcgaaaatacaatatttagtcaagtagctgtcgaactcacagaatgaaactgaacgcaacgcaacgcagcaagaccgtatactcgtagcatcttcactccaccgcccgtggcaaaggcagtgcacgtggaattgacaagaagagcggggtattcgttgcgctgagaaggatagcacgcttttctgtacctctctttgttttaactttctgagcgtgtttttaatccaaacatatcatatctatacatttttggaatcaggaaccgacaaggaataagatgaaagtgtttttaaattgatttcgaaaaataaatttgataataatttttatatatttaattttcagagcttgtttttaatccgaatataacatatttatatgtttttggaatcagcaaatgatgaagaataagatgaacgtaaatttggatcgttttataaatttttatttttttttacaattttcagatttttaatgaccaaagtcattaattaatttttaagccaccaagctgaaatgcaataccgaaccccgggcttcgttgaagagtacttgaccaaaatttcaaccaatttggttgaaaaatgagggcgtgacagtgccgcctcaactttcacgaaaagccggatatgacgtcatcaaagacatttatcaaaaaaatgaaaaaaacgttcggggatttcatacccaggaactctcatgtcaaatttcataaagatcggtccagtagtttagtctgaatcgctctacacacacacacacacacacacacgcacgcacacacacacatacgcacatacaccacgaccctcgtttcgattccccctcgatgttaaaatatttagtcaaaacttgactaaatataaaaacgtcagattcagtgttttgggcactgttgaacaggaacattctctcctgttcaacaaatgtgggttcaattcaaaagcaacattgtcacagataggctagtgttacatttctgtaagtttcaaaaacatcttccatgtgttggttactgttgaacagaggcatattttcctgttcaaaaaagtctgacacaaattttcgtagttgtgggttaaggttcgatctataccgtCATTCAAACGaatcgtagaaccgtcattgtcacagacagtgttacatttctgttttacattcaaacgagtcgtagaagtagtagtagatttgcgtttggttgtttttatatttagtcaagttttgactaaatattttaacatcgagggggaatcgaaacgagggtcgtggtgtatgtgcgtgcgtgtgtgtgtgtgtgcgtgtgtgtgtgtgtgtgtgtgtgtgtgtgtg carries:
- the LOC138960127 gene encoding uncharacterized protein, with amino-acid sequence MQRELTKIFNAYNFPWYTKRKSGCRMESCSSTKSTVLTSFSTRRMRGCSRHFKETCFKYGKRALIPGSLPTNHVLQKSVETPKTPARKPPVSRPPPPGCLLQLRGNTTGHPSACCTMVSLGEQQGTDTVGPDLSMIPLSPQQQLD